One genomic segment of Synechocystis sp. LKSZ1 includes these proteins:
- the fusB gene encoding elongation factor G variant FusB produces MKDLTLYRNIGIFAHVDAGKTTTTERILKLTGKIHKIGEVHEGAATTDFMEQEQERGITIQSAATSCFWKGHQFNIIDTPGHVDFTIEVYRSLKVLDGGIGVFCGSGGVEPQSETNWRYANDSKVARLIYVNKLDRTGADFYRVVKQVEDVLGAKPLVMVLPIGVEDQFTGMVDLLTRKAWIWDDSGEPDKYTIEDVPADMVDKVEEYREKLIEIAVEQDDELMEKYLEGEELSIDEIKRCIRKGTRDLAFFPTYCGSSFKNKGVQLVLDAVVDYLPNPMEVNPQPEVDLEGNETGTFAIVDPEKPLRALAFKIMDDRFGALTFTRIYSGKLSKGDTILNTATGKTERIGRLVEMHANDREEIESAQAGDIIAIVGMKNVQTGHTLCDPKNPATLEPMVFPDPVISIAIKPKKKGMDEKMGMALSKMVQEDPSFHVETDEESGETIIKGMGELHLDIKVDILKRTHGVEVEVGKPQVAYRESITKTINDGYVHKKQSGGSGQYAKIDYTIEPGEPGTGFQFESKVTGGNVPREYWPAVQKGFEKSIVKGLLAGYPCVDLKVTLTDGGFHPVDSSAIAFEIAAMAAYRQSVPKASPQLLEPIMNVDVFTPDDYMGDVIGDLNRRRGMIKSQETGLMGARIKADVPLSEMFGYIGDLRTMTSGRGQFSMSFSHYAPCPANVAETVIKEAKERQAAA; encoded by the coding sequence ATGAAAGACCTGACGTTATACAGAAACATTGGCATTTTCGCCCACGTAGATGCGGGCAAAACCACCACCACCGAACGTATTTTGAAGTTGACGGGAAAAATCCACAAAATCGGTGAGGTTCACGAAGGTGCCGCCACCACAGACTTCATGGAGCAGGAGCAGGAGCGCGGTATTACCATTCAGTCCGCTGCCACCAGTTGTTTCTGGAAAGGTCATCAATTCAATATTATTGATACCCCTGGTCACGTTGACTTCACCATTGAAGTGTACCGCTCCCTCAAAGTCCTCGATGGGGGGATTGGGGTCTTTTGTGGTTCTGGTGGGGTAGAACCGCAGTCGGAAACCAACTGGCGCTATGCTAACGACTCCAAAGTAGCTCGTCTCATCTATGTCAACAAACTCGACCGGACGGGGGCAGATTTTTACCGAGTCGTCAAACAAGTTGAGGATGTCCTTGGGGCTAAACCCTTAGTGATGGTGCTTCCCATTGGCGTCGAAGATCAATTTACGGGGATGGTTGACCTACTGACTCGTAAGGCCTGGATTTGGGATGACTCGGGAGAACCCGATAAATATACCATTGAAGACGTGCCAGCGGACATGGTGGATAAGGTGGAAGAATACCGGGAAAAACTGATCGAAATTGCCGTTGAGCAGGACGATGAGTTAATGGAAAAATACCTAGAAGGTGAAGAGTTGTCCATTGACGAGATTAAGCGTTGTATTCGCAAAGGCACCAGAGATCTGGCATTCTTCCCCACCTACTGCGGTTCTTCCTTCAAAAATAAAGGGGTACAACTTGTCCTAGATGCGGTGGTGGACTACCTGCCCAACCCCATGGAAGTCAATCCCCAACCGGAGGTGGATCTAGAAGGAAACGAAACGGGAACCTTCGCCATTGTTGACCCAGAAAAACCCCTGCGGGCCCTGGCCTTCAAGATCATGGATGACCGCTTCGGGGCCTTGACCTTTACTCGTATTTACTCCGGCAAGCTAAGCAAAGGGGATACCATCCTCAACACGGCCACTGGCAAAACGGAACGCATTGGCCGACTGGTGGAAATGCATGCCAATGACCGGGAAGAAATCGAATCGGCCCAAGCTGGGGATATTATTGCCATTGTGGGCATGAAGAACGTGCAAACGGGCCATACCCTCTGTGACCCCAAAAATCCCGCCACCCTAGAACCGATGGTCTTCCCCGATCCGGTTATCTCCATCGCCATCAAGCCCAAGAAGAAAGGCATGGACGAAAAAATGGGAATGGCCCTGAGTAAAATGGTACAGGAAGACCCTTCCTTCCATGTGGAAACTGATGAAGAAAGCGGTGAAACCATTATTAAAGGGATGGGAGAACTCCACCTCGACATTAAAGTGGATATCCTCAAACGAACCCATGGTGTGGAAGTGGAAGTGGGTAAACCCCAAGTCGCCTATCGGGAATCCATTACCAAAACCATCAACGATGGTTATGTCCACAAGAAACAGTCTGGTGGTTCTGGTCAATACGCCAAAATTGACTACACCATTGAACCCGGTGAACCCGGTACAGGCTTCCAATTCGAGTCCAAAGTTACCGGTGGGAATGTCCCTCGGGAATACTGGCCGGCCGTTCAAAAAGGCTTCGAGAAAAGTATTGTCAAGGGCCTCTTGGCGGGCTATCCCTGCGTTGACTTAAAAGTTACCCTCACCGATGGTGGCTTCCACCCGGTGGACTCTTCGGCTATTGCCTTTGAAATTGCAGCTATGGCGGCTTACCGTCAAAGCGTTCCCAAGGCTAGCCCTCAACTGCTGGAGCCGATCATGAATGTAGACGTCTTTACTCCTGATGACTACATGGGCGATGTGATCGGTGATCTCAACCGCCGTCGGGGAATGATCAAATCCCAGGAAACCGGCCTCATGGGGGCTCGTATTAAGGCTGATGTACCTTTGAGTGAAATGTTTGGCTACATTGGTGACCTACGGACAATGACCTCCGGTCGGGGCCAATTTTCCATGAGCTTCTCTCACTATGCTCCCTGTCCCGCTAATGTGGCAGAAACTGTGATTAAAGAAGCAAAGGAACGCCAGGCTGCCGCCTAG
- the rpmI gene encoding 50S ribosomal protein L35, producing MPKLKTRKAAAKRFRPTGSGKKIVRRKAFKNHLLEHKSSEQKRRRLSNSALVHEADEKNVRLMLPYL from the coding sequence ATGCCTAAACTAAAAACCCGCAAAGCGGCCGCCAAGCGTTTTCGTCCGACGGGAAGTGGAAAGAAAATTGTGCGTCGCAAAGCGTTCAAAAACCATTTACTAGAGCACAAGAGTTCTGAGCAGAAGCGCCGTCGTCTGTCCAATTCGGCCCTAGTACACGAAGCCGATGAAAAAAACGTCCGCTTAATGCTGCCGTATTTGTAA
- a CDS encoding 1-acyl-sn-glycerol-3-phosphate acyltransferase, translated as MSTSAQPALAFIPPQLSPWVLKSTQLLLPWWLRWRTPLVEIIGTNLETLVTAYQRFQSGQVRLILAFRHPSVNDPFCLGYLCWQLLPQAARDLKISLKSPTHAHFIYDRGIPLWAGSLVGWLYSRLGGTPIQRGKLDLPGLRSARQLLTDGAHPLAAAPEGATNGHNEIISPLEPGIAQLGFWAVEDLHKAQRSEQVLIIPVGIQYFYLKAPWPEIEALLSNLEKDCGLIPDPSHSLDEGQLYQRLYRLGDVILGEMETFYRRFYHQELPDRATLEKNLAENLVTVQNQENQLLGLRLQNLLQVALKVAEQYFKLTPKGSLPDRCRRLEQAGWDYIYREELKNGQTLPAMQQGLADIVAEEANLRLWHMRLVETFVAVTGYYVKEKPTVERFADTLLLLWDVVARIKGNNSFFRPALGKQRAQLTIAKPISVTERFPAYQENRRQAVAALTQDLEATLSQLIL; from the coding sequence ATGTCTACCTCTGCCCAGCCTGCTCTCGCGTTTATCCCCCCCCAGCTTAGTCCTTGGGTATTAAAAAGTACCCAATTATTGCTACCTTGGTGGTTGCGCTGGCGAACCCCCCTAGTAGAAATCATTGGGACTAATCTAGAAACCTTAGTGACGGCTTATCAACGGTTTCAATCCGGCCAAGTCAGATTAATATTAGCTTTCCGTCACCCCAGTGTTAACGACCCTTTTTGCCTGGGTTATCTTTGTTGGCAATTACTGCCCCAGGCCGCTCGGGATCTCAAGATTTCTCTAAAATCCCCTACCCACGCCCACTTCATCTACGACCGGGGAATTCCCCTGTGGGCAGGTTCCCTTGTTGGTTGGCTTTATTCCCGTTTGGGGGGAACACCAATCCAGCGGGGTAAGTTAGACTTGCCTGGCCTCCGCTCTGCGCGACAGTTATTGACGGATGGAGCCCATCCTCTGGCCGCGGCCCCCGAAGGTGCCACCAATGGCCACAATGAAATCATCAGTCCCCTGGAACCCGGCATTGCTCAGTTAGGGTTTTGGGCCGTGGAAGACTTGCATAAGGCCCAGCGTTCCGAGCAGGTTCTGATTATTCCCGTCGGCATTCAGTATTTTTATCTCAAGGCACCTTGGCCAGAAATTGAGGCCCTGTTGAGCAATTTAGAAAAGGATTGCGGGTTAATCCCGGATCCTAGCCATAGCTTGGACGAAGGTCAGCTATATCAACGACTCTATCGCTTAGGCGATGTGATTCTAGGGGAAATGGAAACCTTTTATCGGCGTTTCTACCACCAGGAGTTACCAGACCGAGCCACTCTGGAAAAAAATCTGGCGGAAAATTTAGTAACAGTACAAAATCAGGAAAATCAACTACTGGGCCTGCGTTTGCAGAACTTGCTCCAGGTGGCCCTAAAGGTGGCGGAACAGTACTTTAAATTGACGCCCAAAGGTTCCTTGCCAGACCGTTGTCGTCGCCTAGAGCAAGCCGGCTGGGACTACATTTATCGTGAAGAACTTAAGAACGGCCAAACCCTGCCCGCCATGCAACAGGGCCTGGCGGATATCGTGGCGGAGGAGGCCAATTTACGGTTGTGGCATATGCGTCTGGTGGAAACCTTTGTGGCGGTTACGGGCTACTACGTCAAGGAAAAGCCCACAGTCGAACGCTTTGCCGATACTCTCCTGCTGTTGTGGGATGTGGTGGCCCGCATTAAAGGAAATAACAGTTTTTTCCGCCCGGCCCTGGGTAAACAACGGGCCCAATTGACCATTGCCAAGCCAATTTCTGTGACTGAACGCTTTCCGGCCTACCAAGAAAATCGTCGTCAAGCGGTTGCCGCTTTGACCCAAGATTTAGAGGCAACCTTGTCTCAACTTATCCTCTAA
- the rplT gene encoding 50S ribosomal protein L20, producing the protein MTRVKRGNVARKRRKKILKLAKGFRGSHSKLFRTANQQVMKALRNAYRDRRKRKRDFRRLWITRINAAARAEGMSYSKMTGQLKKANIELNRKMLAQLAILDPQAFSEVAKLAAQAQ; encoded by the coding sequence ATGACTAGGGTCAAACGGGGCAATGTTGCCCGCAAGCGTCGTAAAAAAATCCTTAAGTTGGCCAAGGGCTTTCGCGGCTCCCACTCCAAACTGTTCCGCACCGCTAACCAACAGGTGATGAAGGCCCTGCGGAATGCCTATCGTGACCGTCGTAAACGGAAACGGGATTTTCGTCGTCTCTGGATTACTCGTATTAACGCGGCGGCTAGAGCAGAAGGCATGAGCTACAGCAAAATGACCGGACAGCTCAAAAAAGCCAATATCGAGCTAAACCGCAAAATGCTGGCCCAACTGGCTATCCTCGACCCCCAAGCCTTTAGCGAAGTGGCTAAACTAGCGGCCCAGGCCCAGTAG
- the rpmG gene encoding 50S ribosomal protein L33 produces the protein MASKKGKGARLIITLECTECRSNPAKRSPGVSRYTTTKNRRNTTARLELKKFCPHCNKHTVHKEIK, from the coding sequence ATGGCCAGTAAAAAAGGAAAGGGGGCCCGACTCATCATCACCCTCGAATGTACCGAATGTCGCAGTAATCCCGCAAAGCGCTCGCCGGGGGTTTCTCGCTACACAACGACTAAAAACCGTCGCAATACTACTGCTCGTCTTGAACTCAAAAAGTTCTGTCCCCATTGCAACAAGCATACTGTGCATAAAGAAATTAAATAG
- the rpsR gene encoding 30S ribosomal protein S18, producing the protein MNYYRKRLSPLSPNQPIDYKDTDLLRKFITERGKLLPRRITGLTAKQQRDLTTAVKRARLVALLPFVNQEA; encoded by the coding sequence ATGAATTACTATCGTAAACGCCTCTCTCCCCTGTCTCCCAACCAGCCCATCGATTACAAAGATACCGACCTGCTTCGTAAGTTTATTACCGAGCGAGGGAAGCTACTGCCTCGCCGTATTACAGGATTAACTGCTAAGCAACAGCGAGACCTGACAACCGCCGTTAAACGGGCCCGCTTAGTGGCCCTGTTACCCTTTGTCAATCAAGAGGCCTAG